Below is a genomic region from Echinicola rosea.
CGTAGCGGAGATGATGATCCATGAAGGTCCTTATTTTCTTGAGGTAGTGGTAGAAAAAGAGGATAATGTATTCCCAATGATTCCTACAGGATGCTCTGTAGAGGAGGTCAGACTGAGCTAAGTGGTCATCATGACAGGCCTCGCGGATTCCGGGTGCCTGAATGGAGGATAGTCCAAAAATACCAGTTACTTGATACTAGATACTAGATACTAAATTATGAATCGATATACCGTATCCCTTTTTACCGAAAATTTCATTGGTATCCTGAATAGAGTTACCTTGATCTTTACCCGAAGGGGAGTGAATATAGATGCCCTTACTGCTTCGGAGAGTAAGGAAGATGGTGTGCACAGGATCACCATTGAGGTGACCACCACAGAAGATCAGGTGCTCCAGATCGTCAAGCAAACCGAGAAGATCATAGATGTGATCAAGTCGTTTTATTATAAGGATGACGAAGTGGTGTACCAGGAAATTGCCCTGTACAAAATACCGATCAGCAGTCTTGACCCGGGATTGGAGAAAGTGATCAGGCAATACAATGCCCGGATCATATCCGCCGAGAAAGAATTTGTGGTGATCGAAATGACCGGCCATAAAGAAGACACCAAGGCTTTACTGGAGATTTTGCAAGATTTTAATATCCTCGAATTTGCCAGATCAGGTAGAGTGGCCGTGGCCAAACCAATGGGAACAATTGAACAATATTTGAATAATTAAATTTAGAAACAATGAAACTGAAATTCGGAACAGTTGAAGAAGATGTAGTAACAAGAGAGGAATTCCCTCTTGAGAAAGCCAGAGAAGTCCTTAAGGACGAAGTGATTGCCGTACTGGGTTATGGTGTGCAAGGCCCCGGCCAAGCCCTAAACCTGAAGGACAATGGCTTTAATGTCATCGTCGGACAGCGTAAAAACTCCAAGACTTGGGACAAAGCCGTAGCAGATGGCTGGGTTCCTGGCGAGACCCTTTTTGAGCTTGAAGAAGCCTGTGAAAAAGGAACTATCCTTCAGTTCTTGCTTTCTGATGCTGGACAAATCGCTTTGTGGCCAACTGTTAAGAAGCACCTTTCTCCTGGAAAAGCACTCTACTTTTCCCACGGCTTTGGGGTGACATATAATGACCAGACAGGTATCGTGCCACCAGAAGACGTAGATGTAATCTTGGTCGCTCCTAAAGGCTCCGGTACTTCTTTGAGAAGGATGTTTGTAGAAGGTAGAGGATTGAACTCTTCTTTTGCCATCTATCAGGATGCCACTGGCAAAGCAAGGGAGAGAGTCATTGCACTTGGTATCGGCGTAGGTTCTGGATACTTGTTCGAAACCGACTTCTACAGAGAGGTGACTTCTGACCTTACTGGTGAAAGAGGTACCTTGATGGGCGCTATCCAAGGGATTTTTGCTGCTCAGTACGAAGTATTGAGGGAAAATGGTCACTCTCCATCTGAAGCATTTAACGAAACAGTGGAAGAATTGACGCAAAGCTTGATGCCACTTGTAGCAGAAAACGGTATGGATTGGATGTATGCCAACTGTTCTACTACTGCCCAAAGAGGTGCCCTTGACTGGTGGAAGCCTTTCAGAGATGCTTCCAAGCCAGTGTTTGAGCAACTTTACAAAAGTGTAAAAGACGGCAAAGAAGCTGCTAAATCCATTGAATCAAACAGTAAAGCAGACTACAGAGAGAAACTGGAAGAAGAACTTAGCGAGTTGAGAGATTCTGAGATGTGGAAGGCAGGAGCTACTGTTCGTAAGCTGAGACCAGAGAATAACTAATTTAAACTTAGTGGAAAGTCTAGCGATGGGAATTAAAACTAAGGCCTATTGTGTTATAGCTAATAGACTTTCCCCAAAGTGTACTTTTGGGAGGAATAGGTGAAAATTGGAGATGTTTTTACCTGTTCCTCCCGAACTTTATGACGATTGACAACAGAAGCGATGGAAAAGAAAACATTATTTGATAAAGTCTGGGACGAACATGTAGTCAAATCCGTTCCGGGTGGGCCTGATGTGTTTTTCATAGATAAACATTTTATTCATGAAGTCACCAGCCCCGTGGCATTCCTAAACCTCGAAAAACGAGGCAACAAAGTGCTCTTTCCCGAGCGCACGGTAGCCACTCCTGATCACAACGTGCCGACCATCGATCAGGACAAAACCATTAAAGATAAGCTTTCCCGCATGCAGGTGGAAAAGCTACGCGAAAATTGTAGCAAATACGGAATTGAACTGCACGATCTGGGGACAAACCACCATGGTATCGTGCACGTTATTGGTCCGGAATTGGGCATTACCCAGCCGGGTATGACCATTGTGTGTGGGGATAGCCATACGTCCACGCACGGTGCTTTCGGGGCGATAGCCTTTGGTATAGGTACCAGTGAGGTGGAAATGGTATTTGCTTCCCAGTGTATTATGCAGTCCAAGCCCAAGCGTATGCGGATTACTGTAAACGGTGAGCTTGGCAAGGGAGTGACCTCTAAAGATATTATCCTTTACATCATCTCAAAAATTTCGGCCAGTGGTGGTACCGGGTATTTCATTGAATACGCAGGTTCGGCCATCCAAAGCCTCAGCATGGAAGCGAGAATGACCATCTGTAACATGAGTATCGAAATGGGAGCAAGAGGTGGATTGATCGCGCCAGATGAGGTGACTTTTGATTACCTTAAAGGAAAAGAGCATGCACCAAAAGGAGAAGATTGGGATAAGGCCTTAGCCTACTGGAAATCCCTGAAAACCGACGAGGGTGCTAAATTTGATTTGGAATATACCTATGATGCCGAGGACATCGAGCCGATGATCACTTATGGTACCAACCCTGGTATGGGCATCAAGATCAAAGATATTATTCCTACCACTGACGGTATGGAAGGGAGCAACAAGAAAACGTATCTAAAGTCTTTGGATTATATGGGCTTCCAGCCTGGAGAGCCTATTAAAGGTAAAAAGATCGATTATGTCTTTGTGGGAAGTTGTACCAATGGCCGAATCGAAGATATCCGTGCTGTAGCGGAATTTGTAAAAGGCAAGAAAAAGGCTGACAATATTACTGCGTGGATCGTGCCGGGCTCAAGGGAAGTGGAAAGCCAAGCCATCGAAGAAGGACTGGTAACCATCCTTGAGGAAGCTGGGTTTAAATTGAGACAGCCGGGATGTTCTGCATGCCTGGCCATGAACGACGACAAGATTCCTGCCGGTAAATACGCTGTATCTACCTCCAATAGGAACTTTGAGGGACGCCAGGGGCCAGGGGCAAGAACCTTACTGGCATCACCATTGACAGTAGCAGCTGTGGCCATTACAGGTGAAGTGGCAGATCCTCGTGAAGTTTAATTAAAAATCGATCAAGAAAATGGCTTACGATAAGTTCAATTTATTAAAAAGTACTGT
It encodes:
- the ilvC gene encoding ketol-acid reductoisomerase, whose translation is MKLKFGTVEEDVVTREEFPLEKAREVLKDEVIAVLGYGVQGPGQALNLKDNGFNVIVGQRKNSKTWDKAVADGWVPGETLFELEEACEKGTILQFLLSDAGQIALWPTVKKHLSPGKALYFSHGFGVTYNDQTGIVPPEDVDVILVAPKGSGTSLRRMFVEGRGLNSSFAIYQDATGKARERVIALGIGVGSGYLFETDFYREVTSDLTGERGTLMGAIQGIFAAQYEVLRENGHSPSEAFNETVEELTQSLMPLVAENGMDWMYANCSTTAQRGALDWWKPFRDASKPVFEQLYKSVKDGKEAAKSIESNSKADYREKLEEELSELRDSEMWKAGATVRKLRPENN
- the leuC gene encoding 3-isopropylmalate dehydratase large subunit, encoding MEKKTLFDKVWDEHVVKSVPGGPDVFFIDKHFIHEVTSPVAFLNLEKRGNKVLFPERTVATPDHNVPTIDQDKTIKDKLSRMQVEKLRENCSKYGIELHDLGTNHHGIVHVIGPELGITQPGMTIVCGDSHTSTHGAFGAIAFGIGTSEVEMVFASQCIMQSKPKRMRITVNGELGKGVTSKDIILYIISKISASGGTGYFIEYAGSAIQSLSMEARMTICNMSIEMGARGGLIAPDEVTFDYLKGKEHAPKGEDWDKALAYWKSLKTDEGAKFDLEYTYDAEDIEPMITYGTNPGMGIKIKDIIPTTDGMEGSNKKTYLKSLDYMGFQPGEPIKGKKIDYVFVGSCTNGRIEDIRAVAEFVKGKKKADNITAWIVPGSREVESQAIEEGLVTILEEAGFKLRQPGCSACLAMNDDKIPAGKYAVSTSNRNFEGRQGPGARTLLASPLTVAAVAITGEVADPREV
- the ilvN gene encoding acetolactate synthase small subunit, with product MNRYTVSLFTENFIGILNRVTLIFTRRGVNIDALTASESKEDGVHRITIEVTTTEDQVLQIVKQTEKIIDVIKSFYYKDDEVVYQEIALYKIPISSLDPGLEKVIRQYNARIISAEKEFVVIEMTGHKEDTKALLEILQDFNILEFARSGRVAVAKPMGTIEQYLNN